From the genome of Planctomycetota bacterium, one region includes:
- a CDS encoding FHA domain-containing protein — translation MAQVTLRVLHGADRGKVFERVPTPVTIGREEGNSIQLNDERISRFHLKLQDDNDKLVLTDLESTNGTRVNGEDIQVRIVRDGDMIALGRSLLLVGSHSDIDRRIAAIAARLPPAEEAQARQVGERLRRIVHSASDHDLEVPDVPSLLPGTPPPLPTRLSPAQSAELAELLDYIQAVLREATIGMQMRPGHERVEIDFLHWQMLLDLQARLANLLRRIGEPS, via the coding sequence ATGGCACAGGTGACGCTGCGGGTCCTGCACGGTGCCGATCGCGGCAAGGTCTTCGAGCGTGTGCCGACGCCGGTGACGATCGGCCGCGAGGAGGGGAACTCGATCCAGCTCAACGACGAGCGGATCAGCCGCTTCCACCTCAAGCTCCAGGACGACAACGACAAGCTCGTGCTCACCGACCTGGAGAGCACCAACGGCACCCGCGTCAACGGCGAGGACATCCAGGTTCGGATCGTGCGCGACGGCGACATGATCGCCCTGGGCCGCTCCTTGCTGCTCGTCGGCTCCCACAGCGACATCGACCGCCGGATCGCGGCGATCGCCGCGCGACTGCCGCCCGCCGAGGAAGCGCAGGCGCGCCAGGTGGGGGAGCGGCTGCGGCGGATCGTCCACTCGGCGAGCGACCACGATCTCGAGGTGCCCGACGTGCCGTCGCTGCTGCCGGGCACGCCGCCGCCGTTGCCCACGCGGCTCAGCCCGGCGCAGTCGGCCGAGCTCGCCGAGCTCCTCGACTACATCCAGGCCGTGCTCCGCGAGGCGACGATCGGGATGCAAATGCGCCCCGGACACGAGCGCGTCGAGATCGACTTCCTCCACTGGCAGATGCTGCTCGACCTCCAGGCCCGTCTGGCGAACCTCCTGCGGCGGATCGGCGAGCCCTCCTGA
- the dnaE gene encoding DNA polymerase III subunit alpha codes for MTPPPFVHLHCHSHYSLLDGASSIDRLVARTAELGMNALAITDHGNLHGALEFYEAAKAAGINPIIGYEAYIAPGSRFQKDAGSQRESSYHLTLLAKDREGFGNLLQLATKAYLEGFYFKPRIDRELLAAHSAGIICLSGCLASEFSRSLVGSGSGQADALVASAEIVGWFASVFGDRYFIEIQDNGLDLQRQVTLAALDVARHAGIPTVATCDCHYVNREDAEAQDILLCVNTGRFRNDPGRLRMEATEYYLKSPAEMAAMVGALRGEETLAAVARSQQIADGVSIDLELGRRHFPGFEVPTGCTSGSELRRLCVAGLCDRYADVAKRWRDPAAARDAGNLHADVVARLDRELAVIEKLGFSSYFLIVHDFVRHAREQGIPAAARGSGVGALVAYALHLSHVCPLEYDLLFERFLDENRKEAPDIDIDFCKERRGEVIDYVKRKYGAENVAQIGTFGTLAARAAIRDVGRALGMPVPRVDSIVALVPDQLGITLAEAAAPGSRLAEACDTDQEIRELVDLAGRIEGLARNVGTHAAAVVIADRPLVEYVPLQRVTGKDEVITQWAMGDVERAGLMKMDFLGLRYLTVVAKTLEIIAATGQPRPDPFAFPLDDRPTFELLCRGETKGIFQLESGGIRDLLQRMKPDQFLDIVAVNALYRPGPLEGGMVDDYVAVKHGRQRAEYLHPVMKEVLEETHGVMVYQEQVMRILERLGGIELSSAYTCIKAISRKKLETISQFRERFVAGAKARGLAAGEAADLFGLIEKFAGYGFNKSHSTAYALLAWQTAYLKTHWPVEFMAALLSGDITGRNFKKKDALVEHVEDCRRMGIEVAPPDVNVSMPDFSVRDGRIAFGLAAIKGCGLQAAEAIATERQRGGPYGDLDDFCGRLDPAVVNRTAIESLGKAGALDALGRHRGAVLAGIERAMAAGAARLADRRSGQKSLFDALDAAPAPAAPAAVRGGGTDVPPLSDAQMRLGEKEVLGYYVHSHPLAEHAAVLDAVTTHGTTGLTGVPARREVVIGGLVAAVKHSAVKQPRNGSTHTRYAMFDLEDMEGLVRTICWPEEFARVGERIRTDEVVIVTGSIDRRAGSDETNLIVNDLVPVAAVWSRPVSSVTVRFDESRHGSDLLDRLATVVHRHPGAVPLRLVIELADGRRVHVDCDRHAVAWSEALHADLVALLGPGSVRATPVVQRRDGDGPRRQASGRAPARSA; via the coding sequence GTGACCCCACCCCCGTTCGTCCATCTCCACTGCCACAGCCACTACAGCCTGCTCGACGGCGCCAGCTCGATCGACCGGCTCGTGGCCCGCACGGCCGAGCTGGGGATGAACGCCCTGGCGATCACCGACCACGGCAATCTCCACGGGGCGCTGGAGTTCTACGAGGCTGCCAAGGCGGCGGGCATCAATCCGATCATCGGGTACGAGGCCTACATCGCACCCGGGAGCCGGTTTCAGAAGGATGCCGGCAGCCAGCGGGAATCGAGCTACCACCTCACGCTCCTGGCGAAGGACCGGGAGGGTTTCGGCAACCTCCTCCAACTGGCCACCAAGGCGTATTTGGAGGGCTTCTACTTCAAGCCGCGCATCGACCGGGAGCTGCTCGCCGCCCATTCGGCCGGCATCATCTGCCTGTCGGGCTGTCTGGCGAGCGAGTTCAGCCGGTCGCTGGTCGGCAGCGGGAGCGGGCAGGCCGACGCCCTGGTCGCCTCGGCGGAGATCGTGGGCTGGTTCGCGTCGGTGTTCGGCGATCGGTACTTCATCGAGATCCAGGACAACGGCCTCGACCTGCAGCGGCAGGTGACGCTCGCCGCGCTCGACGTGGCCCGCCACGCCGGGATCCCGACGGTCGCGACCTGCGATTGCCACTACGTCAACCGCGAGGACGCCGAGGCCCAGGACATCCTCCTGTGCGTCAACACCGGCCGGTTCCGCAACGACCCCGGTCGCCTGCGGATGGAGGCCACCGAGTACTACCTCAAGAGCCCGGCCGAGATGGCGGCGATGGTCGGAGCGCTGCGTGGCGAGGAGACGCTCGCCGCCGTGGCCCGCAGCCAGCAGATCGCCGACGGCGTGTCGATCGATCTCGAGCTCGGGCGCCGGCATTTCCCCGGGTTCGAGGTGCCGACGGGATGCACGTCGGGCAGCGAGCTCCGCCGGCTGTGCGTCGCCGGCCTCTGCGACCGCTATGCCGACGTCGCGAAACGGTGGCGTGACCCCGCCGCCGCGCGCGACGCGGGCAATCTCCACGCCGACGTCGTCGCCCGGCTCGACCGCGAATTGGCCGTGATCGAGAAACTTGGGTTCTCCAGCTATTTCCTCATCGTCCACGACTTCGTCCGCCACGCCCGCGAGCAGGGGATCCCCGCCGCGGCCCGTGGCTCGGGCGTGGGTGCGCTGGTCGCCTACGCGCTGCACCTGTCGCACGTCTGCCCGCTGGAATATGACCTGCTGTTCGAGCGATTCCTCGACGAGAACCGCAAGGAAGCCCCCGACATCGACATCGACTTCTGCAAGGAGCGGCGCGGCGAGGTCATCGACTACGTGAAGCGGAAGTACGGCGCCGAGAACGTCGCCCAGATCGGCACGTTCGGCACGCTGGCGGCGCGGGCCGCGATCCGCGACGTCGGCCGGGCGCTGGGGATGCCGGTGCCGCGGGTCGACTCGATCGTCGCCCTCGTGCCCGACCAGCTCGGGATCACGCTGGCCGAGGCCGCCGCGCCGGGCTCCCGGCTCGCCGAGGCCTGCGACACCGACCAGGAGATCCGCGAGTTGGTCGATCTCGCCGGCCGGATCGAGGGGCTCGCCCGCAACGTCGGCACGCACGCCGCCGCCGTCGTGATCGCCGACCGGCCGCTCGTCGAATACGTGCCGCTGCAGCGGGTCACCGGCAAGGATGAAGTCATCACGCAGTGGGCGATGGGCGACGTCGAGCGCGCCGGCCTGATGAAGATGGACTTCCTCGGGCTCCGCTACCTCACGGTGGTCGCCAAGACGCTCGAGATCATCGCCGCCACTGGCCAGCCGCGCCCCGACCCGTTTGCCTTCCCGCTCGACGACCGGCCGACGTTCGAGCTCCTGTGCCGCGGCGAGACGAAGGGGATCTTCCAGCTCGAGAGCGGCGGGATCCGCGACCTGCTCCAGCGGATGAAACCCGATCAGTTCCTCGACATCGTCGCCGTCAACGCCCTCTACCGCCCCGGTCCGCTCGAGGGGGGAATGGTCGACGACTACGTCGCCGTCAAGCACGGGCGCCAGCGTGCCGAGTACCTCCATCCGGTGATGAAGGAGGTGCTCGAGGAGACGCACGGGGTGATGGTCTACCAGGAGCAGGTGATGCGGATCCTCGAGCGCCTCGGTGGCATCGAGTTGTCGAGCGCCTACACGTGCATCAAGGCGATCAGCAGGAAGAAGCTGGAGACGATCTCACAGTTTCGCGAGCGCTTCGTGGCCGGGGCCAAGGCGCGGGGTCTCGCGGCCGGCGAGGCGGCCGACCTGTTCGGGTTGATCGAGAAGTTCGCCGGGTACGGCTTCAACAAGAGCCACTCCACCGCCTACGCCCTGCTCGCCTGGCAGACCGCCTACCTCAAGACCCACTGGCCGGTCGAGTTCATGGCGGCACTGCTGTCCGGCGATATCACCGGCCGGAATTTCAAGAAGAAGGACGCCCTGGTCGAGCACGTCGAGGACTGCCGGCGGATGGGGATCGAGGTCGCCCCCCCCGACGTCAACGTCTCGATGCCCGACTTCTCGGTCCGCGACGGTCGGATCGCCTTCGGGCTGGCGGCGATCAAGGGCTGCGGCCTCCAGGCCGCCGAGGCGATCGCCACCGAGCGGCAGCGCGGCGGGCCCTACGGCGACCTCGACGACTTCTGCGGGCGCCTCGACCCGGCGGTCGTCAATCGGACGGCGATCGAAAGCCTCGGCAAGGCCGGGGCGCTCGACGCCCTCGGGCGCCACCGGGGCGCCGTGCTGGCGGGCATCGAGCGGGCGATGGCCGCCGGCGCCGCGCGGCTTGCCGATCGGCGCAGCGGCCAGAAGAGCCTGTTCGACGCGCTCGATGCCGCGCCGGCGCCGGCGGCACCGGCCGCCGTGCGCGGCGGCGGCACCGACGTGCCGCCACTGTCCGACGCGCAGATGCGCCTCGGGGAGAAGGAGGTGCTCGGCTACTACGTCCACAGCCATCCCCTCGCCGAGCATGCGGCCGTGCTCGACGCGGTCACGACCCACGGCACGACCGGGCTCACCGGCGTGCCCGCGCGCCGCGAAGTCGTGATCGGCGGGCTCGTCGCCGCGGTCAAGCATTCGGCGGTCAAGCAGCCGCGGAACGGCTCGACGCACACGCGCTACGCGATGTTCGACCTCGAAGACATGGAGGGGCTGGTCCGCACGATCTGCTGGCCCGAGGAATTCGCCCGCGTCGGCGAGCGGATCCGCACCGACGAGGTCGTCATCGTGACCGGATCGATCGACCGCCGGGCCGGGAGCGACGAAACGAACCTGATCGTCAACGATCTGGTCCCGGTCGCCGCGGTCTGGAGCCGTCCGGTGTCGAGCGTGACGGTGCGGTTCGACGAGTCCCGGC